In the genome of Haloarcula sp. CBA1129, one region contains:
- a CDS encoding tubulin/FtsZ family protein codes for MRVAAVGIGGAGGRIVERLWQDNKRRDTTYLGAACAIDTDTEALDELDALPDDRRYTFGLSETNGTGTNGDRTTGTAAIEDERLEVRRALDQLVTSDIDAILLVAGLAGGTGSGTTAHIAAALREIYTIPVYCLSVLPAGRDNGAATNTLQALRALEATVDGQILFDNDVWLGSGQTVEAATETLNETVVTRLGALFAAGEATAADAVGQSVVDASEIINTFSDSGFTTLGYASQELQANDGRDNGTVIDQLRNRFLGGESEDVDEIEAYNAVETTLRRAVRGKLTAECELDSADRALAVFAGPPAWLIRDAVTDGRRWLTEELQSPEVRSGDMPTPDRDTLSVLVVLSGVTELPRLTELKTLVEDSR; via the coding sequence ATGCGAGTCGCGGCAGTCGGAATCGGCGGCGCTGGGGGCCGGATCGTTGAGCGGCTGTGGCAGGACAACAAACGCCGCGATACGACGTATCTCGGGGCGGCCTGTGCCATCGATACGGACACCGAAGCGCTCGACGAACTCGACGCACTCCCGGACGACCGGCGGTATACCTTTGGACTCTCCGAAACAAATGGGACTGGGACGAACGGGGACCGGACGACTGGCACCGCCGCCATCGAAGACGAACGGCTCGAAGTACGACGGGCGCTAGACCAACTGGTAACGAGCGACATCGACGCCATCCTTCTCGTGGCCGGGCTTGCTGGCGGGACGGGCAGTGGCACTACGGCCCACATCGCTGCCGCACTCCGAGAGATTTACACGATTCCCGTCTACTGTCTATCGGTGTTGCCTGCCGGCAGGGACAACGGAGCAGCCACAAACACGCTCCAAGCACTCCGGGCGCTGGAAGCGACCGTCGACGGGCAGATACTGTTCGACAACGACGTGTGGCTTGGGAGTGGGCAGACGGTCGAGGCAGCCACCGAGACGCTGAACGAGACCGTTGTGACGCGGCTGGGTGCGTTATTCGCAGCTGGTGAGGCGACGGCAGCCGATGCTGTGGGCCAGAGTGTCGTCGACGCCAGTGAGATAATCAATACCTTCTCAGACTCGGGTTTCACAACGCTTGGCTATGCCAGTCAGGAACTGCAAGCGAACGATGGCCGCGATAACGGGACAGTTATAGACCAGCTCAGGAACCGTTTTCTCGGCGGCGAATCCGAGGATGTCGATGAAATCGAGGCATACAACGCCGTCGAGACGACACTTCGCCGAGCGGTGCGTGGCAAACTGACGGCGGAGTGCGAACTAGATTCAGCCGACAGGGCTCTGGCCGTGTTTGCCGGGCCACCCGCGTGGTTGATTCGGGATGCCGTTACAGACGGTCGGCGATGGCTCACGGAGGAACTCCAGTCACCGGAGGTTCGGAGCGGTGATATGCCCACGCCCGACCGGGACACGTTGTCGGTACTGGTCGTGCTTAGCGGCGTCACAGAACTCCCGCGCCTGACGGAACTCAAAACGCTGGTCGAAGACTCAAGATGA
- a CDS encoding FAD binding domain-containing protein gives MSVTISGGSMGGLFTGIALDSAGHDVTIAEQSTGTLRSRGGGIVAQQSIRQFLSRHDIVDPTNITTRASERRFLTANGDVRTSKADSMVFTSWDAVYRQLRAAFPDDRYHTGRTVTGIRATDGTVRFADGEQTTTELVVAADGGQSTAREQLFPDTEATFADYVAWRGVVPEADLSDTVIDAFDGRFTFYQGERMLILAYFIPGGDGSTAPGDRRLNWVWYDTLSGRERETVFTDTTGTNHQFSVSPGQLQDPVETRQRERATEILPPVFADLVATTATPFVQAIYDLQSPQMTVGRACLLGDAAFVARPHTAAGTAKAASDAVELKAALGRHSSLGGALASWDEARTDYGERLVAQGKRMGDERLSLGS, from the coding sequence GTGTCTGTTACCATCTCCGGCGGGTCGATGGGCGGCCTGTTTACCGGCATCGCTCTCGACAGTGCAGGCCACGACGTAACTATCGCCGAGCAATCGACTGGCACCCTCCGAAGCCGCGGCGGCGGCATCGTCGCCCAACAATCAATTCGCCAGTTCCTCTCACGTCACGACATCGTCGACCCGACAAACATAACCACCCGAGCCAGTGAACGTCGCTTTCTGACTGCTAACGGCGATGTTCGGACGTCAAAAGCGGATTCGATGGTGTTTACGTCTTGGGACGCGGTCTACCGACAGTTGCGGGCAGCGTTCCCGGATGACCGGTACCACACCGGCCGGACGGTCACGGGAATCAGGGCCACAGACGGCACGGTTCGATTCGCCGATGGGGAGCAGACTACCACAGAGCTGGTCGTCGCTGCCGACGGCGGGCAGTCCACAGCACGTGAGCAGCTGTTTCCCGACACCGAGGCTACGTTTGCCGACTACGTCGCCTGGCGTGGTGTCGTCCCGGAAGCAGACCTTTCGGACACAGTCATCGACGCGTTCGATGGCCGTTTCACGTTTTATCAGGGGGAACGAATGCTTATTCTCGCGTACTTCATCCCCGGTGGAGACGGCAGCACAGCCCCCGGAGACCGCCGTCTCAACTGGGTCTGGTACGACACACTCTCCGGGCGAGAGCGTGAGACTGTCTTCACAGACACGACTGGCACGAACCACCAGTTCAGCGTCTCACCGGGACAGCTCCAAGATCCCGTCGAAACTCGCCAGCGTGAGCGGGCGACCGAGATACTGCCACCTGTGTTTGCCGACCTCGTTGCAACAACAGCAACCCCCTTTGTGCAGGCGATTTACGATCTCCAGAGCCCCCAGATGACAGTCGGCAGGGCCTGTCTGCTGGGTGATGCGGCGTTCGTCGCGCGACCGCATACTGCTGCCGGCACTGCAAAGGCGGCCAGTGACGCCGTTGAACTCAAGGCTGCCCTCGGCCGCCACAGTTCGCTTGGAGGCGCACTGGCGTCTTGGGACGAGGCCCGGACCGACTACGGAGAGCGGCTCGTTGCGCAGGGCAAGCGGATGGGCGACGAACGGTTGTCCCTCGGGAGTTGA
- a CDS encoding universal stress protein — protein MTLVVPFDGSELAEAALVRATEFGTVFEEDVLAVSVIRKGNAKYARERDWLKPNEEFDLETVVTSLHEQVMDLCPSSDFRHTVVDRYAPAGAVAKAIRKLAKREDASMVFIGSENAGHLVTGISSVGGSIASDDAYDVVIVRHRNPSKIAKLRDSSPHRQPKSDFYLPE, from the coding sequence ATGACACTCGTTGTGCCGTTCGACGGCTCCGAACTGGCTGAGGCAGCACTCGTCCGGGCGACGGAGTTCGGCACAGTCTTCGAGGAGGACGTGTTGGCCGTCAGCGTCATCCGGAAAGGGAATGCGAAATACGCTCGGGAACGCGACTGGCTCAAGCCAAACGAGGAATTCGACCTAGAGACAGTCGTCACCTCGCTACACGAACAGGTGATGGACCTGTGTCCGAGTTCTGATTTTCGACATACGGTCGTGGATCGATACGCGCCGGCTGGGGCTGTCGCGAAAGCCATTCGCAAGCTGGCCAAGAGAGAAGACGCGTCAATGGTGTTCATCGGAAGCGAAAACGCCGGCCATCTCGTCACAGGCATCAGCAGCGTTGGGGGGTCAATCGCATCGGACGACGCCTACGACGTCGTCATCGTTCGACATCGAAACCCATCCAAAATCGCCAAGCTCAGGGACTCGTCCCCGCACAGGCAACCGAAATCCGATTTTTATCTCCCGGAATAG
- the phnE gene encoding phosphonate ABC transporter, permease protein PhnE, whose translation MSNSTDSWSRFDRRERLLRFFGLLAGLVILVAAWRAMEVNYGYAVTAPRELADLFGRMYPPNVGYSRKIVGPLLETINISILGTALAIVMAVPVAFLGASNTTPNKPAYLLGKFIISFTRSVNVIIWALIFVVIFGPGALAGVLAISIRSIGFTAKLIAEAIEEIDRGSVEAITAAGASPVDVLIYSIVPQIKPAFISVATLRWDINVRASTIIGFVGAGGIGVPLQTEINYFNWEAVLTILISILGLVLISEAISAYLRKKVM comes from the coding sequence ATGTCAAACAGCACTGACTCTTGGAGTCGGTTCGATCGACGTGAGCGCTTGCTCCGGTTCTTCGGGCTGCTGGCCGGACTTGTCATTCTCGTCGCAGCTTGGCGCGCCATGGAAGTGAATTACGGCTATGCCGTGACTGCCCCGCGTGAGCTGGCCGACCTCTTCGGCCGGATGTATCCTCCTAATGTGGGATACTCCCGGAAGATTGTGGGGCCGCTGCTCGAGACAATCAATATCTCGATTCTCGGCACGGCACTGGCCATCGTGATGGCCGTCCCAGTTGCGTTCCTCGGCGCCAGCAACACGACACCCAACAAGCCCGCGTACCTGCTGGGTAAGTTCATCATCTCGTTTACCCGGTCGGTCAACGTCATCATCTGGGCACTGATCTTCGTGGTCATCTTTGGACCCGGGGCCCTCGCTGGCGTGCTGGCGATCTCGATCAGGTCAATCGGATTCACTGCAAAGCTAATCGCGGAAGCTATCGAGGAAATCGACCGCGGGTCTGTCGAAGCGATCACTGCAGCTGGGGCATCACCCGTTGATGTACTCATCTACAGTATCGTTCCACAGATCAAGCCGGCGTTCATCAGTGTCGCGACGCTTCGCTGGGATATCAACGTCAGAGCGTCGACGATCATTGGGTTCGTCGGTGCAGGCGGTATCGGCGTCCCGCTACAGACCGAGATTAATTACTTCAATTGGGAAGCAGTCCTGACGATTCTCATCTCGATTCTGGGCCTTGTGCTCATCAGTGAAGCTATCTCGGCCTATCTGCGCAAGAAAGTAATGTAG
- the phnE gene encoding phosphonate ABC transporter, permease protein PhnE, with protein sequence MAAESGSAVEGSWERPTAFYNKKVKYLIYGLILLFFAYSFWNLRISPSRFLRGIGAGVELVSSMLPPAYTPSQRELLIQGILESIVMTIVATTIGIIVSVPVAVMASNNLSPKPVYYVGRSIVAVTRSLHELIVAIVMVKAVGFGPLAGVLALAFKTIGFFAKLLAEEIEDIDRGQMEAITAVGGTPVQTYVYGVLPQVMPRIVGLSIYRLDINLRHSTVVGIVGAGGIGITLLNSFDKYDYQFSMAIIAVIVAIVMVGEGVSALVRRRIQ encoded by the coding sequence ATGGCTGCTGAATCTGGATCGGCTGTTGAAGGATCGTGGGAGCGACCCACAGCCTTCTACAACAAGAAAGTCAAGTATCTCATCTACGGGCTTATCTTGTTGTTCTTCGCGTATAGCTTCTGGAACCTTCGGATTTCCCCCAGCCGATTTCTGCGAGGAATTGGCGCCGGTGTCGAGCTCGTCTCGAGTATGCTCCCGCCAGCGTACACTCCGTCGCAACGGGAACTCCTCATACAGGGTATCCTCGAGAGTATTGTGATGACGATTGTCGCCACGACAATCGGTATCATCGTCAGCGTGCCGGTCGCTGTCATGGCTTCCAACAACCTCTCGCCGAAGCCAGTGTACTACGTCGGTCGCAGCATTGTTGCCGTCACGCGCTCACTCCACGAGCTCATTGTTGCGATTGTTATGGTCAAAGCGGTCGGGTTCGGTCCGCTCGCTGGTGTCCTAGCACTCGCTTTCAAAACTATCGGATTCTTCGCGAAACTCCTCGCAGAGGAAATCGAAGATATCGACCGTGGGCAGATGGAGGCGATCACTGCTGTCGGCGGGACGCCTGTCCAGACGTATGTCTATGGCGTTCTCCCACAGGTAATGCCCCGGATTGTTGGACTGTCGATCTACCGGCTGGACATCAACCTCCGTCACAGCACTGTCGTCGGGATTGTCGGAGCGGGTGGTATCGGGATCACGCTGCTGAACTCCTTCGATAAGTACGATTACCAGTTCAGCATGGCGATTATCGCTGTCATCGTGGCGATCGTCATGGTCGGTGAAGGTGTCAGCGCTCTCGTCCGGAGGCGGATCCAATAA
- the phnC gene encoding phosphonate ABC transporter ATP-binding protein, translating to MLTVDNLEKTYDSGDKALKGVSFEVSGNEIVAIIGPSGAGKSTLVRSINRLTEPTGGRVSLDDTEVTGLGKSALRDVRRDMGMIFQEFNLVERLTVMENILSGRLGYLSTWNAFRRNFPPEDIRRAREILSRVNLEGVENNRADELSGGQRQRVGIARAVIQRPKILLADEPTSALDPDTSREVMSLLTDIAHEDDIPIIINIHEVDLAIDYADRIIGLSDGEIVFNGPPDDLDQAARDEIYRGGESIADREEPSASSNTDSDDVIAERGD from the coding sequence ATGCTCACTGTAGATAATCTGGAAAAAACGTACGACTCCGGTGATAAAGCACTCAAAGGTGTCTCATTCGAAGTCAGTGGTAACGAGATCGTTGCGATCATCGGGCCAAGCGGGGCCGGAAAAAGCACGCTCGTTCGTAGCATCAACAGACTGACCGAGCCCACTGGCGGTCGCGTCTCGCTCGACGATACAGAGGTGACTGGCTTGGGGAAATCAGCCCTTCGCGATGTCCGTCGCGATATGGGCATGATTTTCCAAGAGTTCAATCTCGTCGAGCGCCTCACGGTCATGGAGAATATTCTCTCTGGTCGCCTAGGCTATCTCAGTACATGGAACGCGTTCCGGCGGAACTTCCCACCAGAAGACATCAGGCGCGCACGGGAGATCCTCAGTCGGGTGAACCTAGAGGGCGTCGAGAACAACCGTGCAGACGAACTCTCCGGTGGCCAGCGGCAGCGCGTCGGTATCGCCCGTGCCGTCATTCAGCGGCCAAAAATCCTGCTCGCTGACGAACCGACGAGTGCGCTGGATCCTGACACCTCCCGAGAGGTCATGAGCCTCCTGACAGACATCGCTCATGAAGACGATATCCCGATCATCATCAACATCCACGAAGTCGACCTAGCGATCGACTACGCGGACCGGATCATCGGCCTCAGCGACGGTGAAATCGTCTTTAACGGCCCACCGGACGATCTGGATCAGGCAGCCAGAGACGAGATCTATCGCGGTGGTGAATCCATTGCGGACCGCGAAGAGCCGAGTGCTAGTAGCAACACCGACTCTGACGACGTCATTGCTGAACGAGGTGACTAA
- the phnD gene encoding phosphate/phosphite/phosphonate ABC transporter substrate-binding protein, translated as MSPSTMKQNPVDRRSVLKIGATALAAGVAGCSQESSQSTEASGGDSTDSSDGSSSGDGSSGQSNNYPEFDPASPEFPQLMQTLIEAGFETGSLQDLKNMQEREKPRYGNPVQSTPSNEDDLIDPDRIAFAMTPTEDPAVYRDTMQPLMDNIAEETGKSVKYFPLNSYASQIEAMRSERLHVAGFSTGPTPFAVNLAGAVPFSLQISKEGDFGYRLWLATQADNDDISSLEDLKGKRVAHAEPSSNSGNLAPRALFSNQGVTPGEDYEVSYSGGHEQSILGVANDDYDAAPVCSTCVTRVAEADNIDPTDLKVVWASNPFPTTSFCYRYNLKPEIQEGIRAAFLEYDYSDTKIAEVFGGRGKWTEIDYATVYDIILQIQENNEIKYNTENIEG; from the coding sequence ATGTCTCCGTCGACAATGAAACAGAACCCAGTTGACCGACGATCTGTGTTGAAAATTGGCGCTACTGCGCTCGCAGCGGGCGTTGCAGGCTGTTCGCAGGAGAGTAGCCAAAGCACCGAAGCATCTGGCGGAGACAGCACTGACAGCAGTGACGGTTCCAGTAGCGGTGACGGTAGCTCCGGACAGAGTAACAACTACCCCGAGTTCGACCCGGCGAGCCCGGAGTTCCCGCAGCTGATGCAGACGCTCATCGAGGCCGGGTTCGAGACGGGGTCCCTGCAGGACCTGAAGAACATGCAGGAACGCGAGAAGCCTCGCTACGGTAACCCGGTCCAGAGTACCCCCAGTAACGAAGACGATCTCATTGACCCGGACCGGATTGCGTTTGCGATGACGCCGACGGAGGACCCGGCAGTCTACCGGGATACGATGCAACCGCTGATGGACAACATCGCTGAGGAGACAGGGAAATCGGTCAAGTACTTCCCTCTCAACTCGTACGCGTCCCAGATTGAGGCGATGCGATCCGAACGGCTCCACGTCGCCGGGTTCTCCACTGGGCCGACGCCGTTCGCCGTGAATCTGGCTGGTGCTGTCCCGTTCTCGCTCCAGATCTCGAAAGAAGGGGACTTCGGCTATCGGCTGTGGCTTGCCACACAGGCGGACAATGACGACATCTCGTCGCTTGAGGATCTCAAGGGCAAGCGTGTCGCACACGCCGAACCGTCGTCTAACTCCGGGAACCTCGCTCCGCGTGCGCTGTTCTCGAACCAGGGCGTTACCCCGGGAGAAGACTACGAAGTCAGTTACTCTGGCGGGCACGAACAGAGCATCCTCGGAGTGGCAAACGACGACTACGATGCTGCCCCCGTCTGTAGCACCTGTGTCACGCGTGTTGCAGAGGCTGACAACATTGATCCGACGGACCTCAAAGTTGTCTGGGCCAGCAATCCGTTCCCCACGACGAGCTTCTGTTACCGCTACAACCTGAAACCAGAAATTCAGGAAGGTATCAGGGCAGCATTCCTCGAGTACGACTACTCGGACACCAAGATCGCGGAGGTATTCGGTGGTCGTGGAAAGTGGACGGAGATCGACTACGCCACTGTCTACGATATCATCCTCCAGATCCAAGAGAACAACGAGATCAAGTACAACACCGAGAACATCGAAGGCTAA
- a CDS encoding MgtC/SapB family protein yields MTVTSAIANTAVFGGIEGITVDTEILHLFIAGALGMLLGLEREWANKSAGIRTFTLTSLVGAAAMSLDERILLALGGALVLVQGGLLGIRGIVAQWTSDDGELDFGLSLTTSTSLLVAYAVGILVGANHVLIGVIIGITSSFLLVLRRELHEFANQLSREEVRSAGEFAIISFVVYPLLPGGTYGPWDAIDPKLVWMLVIAVSGIGFVNYIVMQRYGSKGIAVTGFFGGLVNSTAVIGEIAGRAKNNAGITELAVGTILIADAAMAVRNLAIIVAFVPESAVSVGLPLGLIAISGVGLAYYDSDWEGDLELDFDSPFSSANALKFGLLFLAVLILTAGAQRIFGTAGFLITSFLSGIVSSGTTTTTAVTLTSTGQISPTVAAQGVLAGTLSSILVKIGFATSINRSLLAPVVRKSLYLSLIGIGGVVISVQLV; encoded by the coding sequence ATGACTGTAACGAGTGCAATCGCGAATACGGCTGTTTTCGGAGGTATAGAAGGGATAACTGTCGATACTGAGATACTTCACCTGTTTATTGCGGGTGCGCTGGGTATGCTGCTCGGGCTCGAACGAGAGTGGGCCAACAAGTCTGCAGGAATCAGGACGTTTACCCTGACAAGCTTGGTCGGCGCTGCCGCAATGTCGCTTGACGAGAGGATACTACTCGCCTTGGGAGGGGCGTTGGTACTCGTGCAAGGTGGGTTGCTTGGGATCCGAGGGATAGTCGCACAGTGGACTAGCGACGATGGTGAATTAGATTTCGGCCTGTCACTGACAACTTCGACCTCGCTGCTCGTCGCGTACGCGGTCGGGATATTGGTTGGAGCCAATCACGTCTTGATCGGCGTCATCATTGGCATAACGTCGTCGTTCCTGCTGGTCCTTCGAAGGGAGCTTCACGAGTTTGCGAATCAGCTCTCACGGGAAGAAGTACGTAGCGCGGGCGAGTTTGCGATCATCTCGTTCGTCGTGTATCCGCTCCTGCCCGGCGGGACCTACGGGCCATGGGATGCGATTGACCCGAAATTGGTCTGGATGCTCGTGATCGCAGTCAGTGGTATCGGGTTTGTCAACTATATCGTGATGCAACGATACGGCAGCAAGGGGATCGCTGTAACTGGTTTCTTCGGCGGTCTAGTGAACTCCACCGCCGTGATTGGCGAAATCGCAGGCCGTGCAAAGAACAATGCAGGTATCACGGAACTCGCAGTTGGAACGATACTAATAGCTGATGCAGCGATGGCGGTCCGTAATTTAGCGATTATCGTTGCATTCGTCCCCGAGTCAGCTGTCAGCGTCGGACTGCCACTCGGCCTGATCGCGATCAGTGGCGTCGGACTCGCATATTACGATAGCGACTGGGAGGGAGACCTAGAATTGGATTTCGACTCGCCGTTTAGCAGCGCAAACGCGCTGAAGTTCGGATTACTGTTCCTCGCCGTCTTGATTCTGACCGCTGGAGCACAGCGGATATTCGGAACGGCAGGGTTCCTGATTACGAGCTTCCTCAGCGGAATCGTATCGAGTGGCACGACGACAACGACTGCAGTGACGCTGACCTCAACTGGTCAGATATCGCCGACAGTAGCGGCACAGGGTGTTTTGGCCGGGACGCTCTCCAGTATCCTTGTGAAAATCGGGTTTGCAACGAGTATCAACCGCTCACTGTTGGCCCCGGTCGTGCGAAAGTCGCTCTACTTATCGCTCATCGGGATCGGCGGCGTGGTCATCAGCGTCCAATTGGTATGA
- a CDS encoding phosphoglycolate phosphatase, producing MVPPVAIDIDGTMTTPDGGIDPQLFQALQDWPEPVVVATGKAFPYPVALCEFLGLPTRVVAENGGVACTEDSLAILGNGEAARNAVSEFESEGHDIQRGENDLHNRWRETEVSVATSVAFSTLSEFAEKHGQTVVDTGYSYHVKSPELSKADGLAYVAEELGRKPDDFVAVGDSENDTEMFRACKHSFAVSNADAAAEAAADEVTDASFAAGTTEALETLR from the coding sequence ATGGTACCACCAGTTGCGATAGATATCGACGGCACGATGACGACACCGGACGGCGGGATCGACCCACAACTGTTTCAGGCACTTCAGGACTGGCCCGAGCCTGTCGTTGTTGCGACTGGCAAAGCGTTCCCGTACCCTGTTGCACTCTGTGAATTCCTTGGACTTCCGACCCGAGTTGTGGCCGAAAACGGTGGGGTCGCCTGTACCGAGGACTCTCTTGCTATTCTCGGGAACGGCGAGGCTGCTCGAAACGCTGTTTCCGAGTTTGAGTCTGAAGGGCACGACATCCAACGTGGCGAGAACGACCTCCACAATCGGTGGCGCGAAACTGAGGTCTCTGTCGCCACCTCCGTTGCGTTCAGCACGCTGTCCGAATTTGCTGAAAAACACGGACAAACAGTCGTCGATACGGGCTACTCGTATCACGTCAAATCACCGGAACTCTCAAAGGCCGACGGACTCGCGTACGTCGCCGAGGAACTGGGGCGCAAACCAGATGACTTCGTCGCTGTCGGTGACTCGGAAAACGACACCGAGATGTTCCGTGCGTGCAAGCACTCGTTTGCTGTCTCGAACGCTGACGCCGCAGCAGAAGCCGCTGCTGACGAGGTCACAGACGCTTCCTTTGCCGCAGGGACCACGGAGGCCCTCGAAACACTCCGATAG
- a CDS encoding HAD-IIA family hydrolase, whose amino-acid sequence MTYSSAIIDLDGTVYRGDSLVENAAEGVRTVREAGLSTLFVTNKPIDRREKYCEKLNALGIDCSSDDIITSATASADYLSAQYPECEIYVIGEDALVAELRAAGLKTTTDPERAGTVIASLDFGFDYQALQDALIALTENDALFVATNPDRTCPVDEGEIPDAAGMIGAIEGVTGRELDQLIGKPSDIILQMALERVGGEPDRCLMIGDRLETDIRMGNQAGMETVLPLTGVTSRADLEESDVSADHVVTDLSELAAIVESGQ is encoded by the coding sequence ATGACATACAGCAGTGCCATCATCGATCTCGACGGAACGGTGTATCGCGGTGATTCGTTAGTTGAAAACGCTGCAGAAGGAGTACGCACAGTGCGTGAGGCAGGGCTGTCGACGCTATTCGTTACTAACAAGCCGATTGACCGTCGCGAAAAGTATTGCGAGAAGCTGAACGCGCTGGGCATTGATTGCAGCAGTGATGACATAATCACGTCTGCTACTGCATCAGCGGATTATCTATCCGCGCAGTATCCAGAGTGCGAGATCTACGTTATCGGTGAGGACGCTCTCGTAGCGGAGTTGCGTGCCGCTGGACTGAAAACAACAACTGACCCAGAACGAGCGGGTACCGTGATCGCATCACTTGATTTTGGTTTTGATTACCAAGCGCTACAAGATGCGCTAATTGCACTCACTGAGAACGATGCGCTTTTTGTTGCGACCAATCCGGATCGCACGTGTCCAGTAGATGAGGGTGAGATACCCGATGCAGCAGGAATGATCGGGGCAATAGAAGGAGTAACCGGGCGGGAACTGGACCAGTTGATTGGCAAGCCGTCCGACATAATCCTTCAGATGGCGCTTGAGCGGGTCGGCGGAGAGCCAGACCGCTGCCTCATGATCGGCGACCGACTCGAGACAGACATCAGGATGGGAAATCAGGCCGGAATGGAAACGGTGCTACCACTAACCGGCGTTACCAGTAGGGCAGACTTAGAAGAAAGTGACGTGAGTGCTGACCACGTCGTGACCGACCTTTCAGAGCTGGCAGCCATCGTAGAAAGCGGACAGTAG
- a CDS encoding glycerophosphodiester phosphodiesterase has product MVRIPDICRRTVLKSTSAAALGSIIGTAAGRENDHSSPEPPIASTPILAAHRGYRGLYPQNTIAAVQQAAYGGRSSHGYDTDMMECDLVPAGGKPWKGEDFEIVVFHDDKLDNLTDESGYVWENDVQTVLNAEIRDSGQTIPRLDEFVEATPDSIPLNIEWKAAGVSPDDDASESAVDTWDPFTEQALDVLSNHENDFIVQSFQKAALQSVQNSNPEIPIAYLLWDSIEEGLSVVRELDAEYIQPPYNMIMNTPFFNEDYYLEDPDFAEIDLVKTAHEEGRKVIPYTITTWHQAEQLVEAGVDGIIADYPGVLD; this is encoded by the coding sequence ATGGTTCGAATACCAGACATATGCCGTCGCACTGTGCTGAAAAGTACATCTGCTGCCGCACTGGGGTCCATTATTGGAACTGCGGCCGGCAGGGAAAACGATCACAGCAGTCCCGAACCCCCCATCGCTTCCACACCAATCCTCGCTGCACACCGTGGCTACCGCGGCCTGTATCCACAAAACACCATCGCCGCAGTTCAGCAGGCGGCGTACGGCGGTCGTAGCAGTCATGGGTACGATACCGATATGATGGAATGTGACCTCGTCCCTGCAGGCGGAAAACCTTGGAAGGGCGAGGACTTCGAAATCGTTGTTTTCCACGACGATAAGCTCGACAACTTGACAGATGAATCCGGGTACGTCTGGGAGAACGACGTACAGACCGTTCTGAACGCTGAAATCCGTGACAGTGGACAGACGATCCCCCGATTAGACGAGTTTGTCGAAGCCACTCCGGACAGCATCCCGCTCAACATTGAGTGGAAGGCTGCTGGTGTCTCGCCTGATGATGACGCGTCAGAATCCGCCGTTGATACTTGGGATCCGTTCACAGAACAGGCGCTCGACGTCCTCTCCAATCACGAGAACGACTTTATCGTCCAGTCGTTCCAGAAGGCTGCCCTGCAATCCGTCCAGAACTCGAACCCTGAGATTCCGATAGCGTACTTGCTCTGGGATTCAATCGAAGAGGGTCTTTCTGTCGTCCGTGAACTGGATGCGGAGTACATCCAGCCGCCGTATAATATGATTATGAACACGCCCTTCTTCAACGAGGATTACTACCTCGAAGACCCGGATTTCGCTGAGATCGATCTGGTCAAGACCGCGCATGAGGAAGGTCGGAAAGTGATCCCGTACACGATAACGACATGGCATCAGGCGGAGCAGCTGGTCGAGGCTGGTGTTGACGGAATCATCGCTGACTACCCCGGAGTGCTTGACTGA